A genomic window from Bordetella genomosp. 9 includes:
- the secF gene encoding protein translocase subunit SecF, which yields MEFFRIHRTIPFMRHALVLNIISAITFLAAVFFILTRGFHLSIEFTGGTVMEVNYAQTAQLEKVRGSVAKLGYADFQVQNFGTSRDVLIRLPLQAGQTSSQQSDAVLKALKADDSSVELRRVEYVGPQVGQELVHNGLMALLFVVLGIVIYLGIRFEWKFALAGVVANLHDVVIILGFFAFFQWEFSLSVLAGVLAVLGYSVNESVVIMDRIRENFRKQRKASVQEVINGAITQTISRTIITHGSTQMMVLSMLFFGGPTLHYFAMALTIGIWFGIYSSVFVAAALAMWFGVKREDLVKPAKKDGPEVA from the coding sequence ATGGAATTTTTCCGCATACACCGCACCATCCCATTCATGCGGCATGCGCTGGTGCTCAATATCATCAGCGCGATCACCTTCCTGGCGGCGGTCTTCTTCATCCTGACGCGCGGTTTCCATCTGTCCATCGAGTTCACCGGCGGCACGGTGATGGAAGTCAACTACGCACAGACGGCGCAGCTGGAGAAGGTGCGCGGGTCCGTGGCCAAGCTGGGCTATGCGGACTTCCAGGTGCAGAACTTCGGCACGTCGCGCGACGTGCTGATCCGCCTGCCGCTGCAGGCCGGGCAGACGTCTTCGCAGCAGAGCGACGCGGTGTTGAAGGCCCTGAAGGCCGACGATTCTTCCGTCGAGCTGCGCCGGGTGGAATACGTCGGCCCGCAGGTGGGCCAGGAGCTGGTGCACAACGGCCTGATGGCGCTGCTGTTCGTGGTGCTGGGCATCGTCATCTACCTGGGCATCCGCTTCGAATGGAAATTCGCGCTGGCGGGGGTGGTGGCCAACCTGCATGACGTGGTCATCATCCTGGGCTTCTTCGCCTTCTTCCAGTGGGAATTCTCGCTGTCCGTGCTGGCGGGCGTGCTGGCGGTGCTGGGGTACTCGGTCAACGAATCCGTGGTGATCATGGACCGGATCCGAGAGAACTTCCGCAAGCAGCGCAAGGCGTCGGTGCAGGAAGTCATCAACGGCGCCATCACGCAGACCATCTCGCGGACCATCATCACGCACGGTTCCACGCAGATGATGGTGCTGTCCATGCTGTTCTTCGGCGGCCCGACCCTGCACTACTTCGCGATGGCGCTGACCATCGGCATCTGGTTCGGTATCTATTCGTCGGTGTTCGTGGCCGCGGCGCTGGCCATGTGGTTCGGCGTCAAGCGCGAAGACCTGGTCAAGCCGGCCAAGAAGGACGGACCCGAGGTCGCCTGA